The proteins below are encoded in one region of Pseudoduganella armeniaca:
- a CDS encoding carboxy terminal-processing peptidase → MKKQMLLAAMSLAILSAYAGAAPADKAADKSADQALKPAAQQTQAAVWASRVLSRYHYKATPLDDAMSEKIFDRYFKSLDAEKLFFVQADIDKFADAKQKLDDAIVGENLQLPFNIYNLYQQRFAERIAYARELLKTKPDFTLDESYQYDREKADWAKDDAEVKDLWRKRVKNDWLRLKLAGKDDKAIRDTLDKRYANYMSRSRKLNNEDVFQIFMNAYAMSIEPHTNYLGPRASEQFDIQMRLSLEGIGAVLQSREDYTVIREVVAGSPAGMSGKVKVGDRIMAVGQGDNGPLTDVLGWRIDDVVALIRGPKDSTVRLQMLPADAGPDGKPVTIALVRKKISMEEQSAKKTIMEVRDGAVKRRVGVISLPTFYMDFEARRKGDKDFKSATRDVARLLAELKKEKVDNVLIDLRNNGGGSLTEAVELTGLFIDRGPVVQQRSAEGKVEVESDTVPGLAWDGPVGVLINRGSASASEIFAAALQDYGRGIIIGEPSFGKGTVQTLINLDRFGQGDKSRLGELKMTIAQFFRINGGTTQLRGVTPDIKLPAIADADNFGESSYDNALPYTVIKPAVYIPAGEVKDIVPLLEKKHQARVAKDKDFQYLVDDINYVKKQRKENMISLNETARRKERDQQEQRAKLREARLAAAPSPDDPILVPDPKEGLKQAVSAKPAGAKAAKQAAAVKGASRTDDGLQGDERSLAAELEAEKAAKNAKDVLLNEAVHILADEVGLLKTDTRLASRVLPYTPDR, encoded by the coding sequence ATGAAGAAGCAAATGCTGTTGGCCGCGATGTCGCTGGCAATCCTGTCCGCCTACGCGGGCGCCGCTCCCGCCGACAAGGCCGCGGACAAGTCGGCCGACCAGGCGTTGAAGCCCGCCGCCCAACAGACCCAGGCCGCCGTCTGGGCGTCGCGCGTGCTGTCGCGCTACCACTACAAGGCCACGCCGCTGGACGACGCGATGTCGGAGAAGATCTTCGACCGCTATTTCAAGTCGCTGGACGCCGAAAAGCTGTTCTTCGTGCAGGCCGACATCGACAAGTTCGCCGATGCCAAGCAGAAGCTGGACGACGCCATCGTCGGCGAGAACCTGCAGCTGCCGTTCAATATCTACAATCTGTACCAGCAGCGCTTCGCCGAGCGCATCGCCTATGCGCGCGAGCTGCTCAAGACCAAGCCCGACTTCACCTTGGACGAAAGCTACCAGTACGACCGTGAGAAGGCCGACTGGGCCAAGGACGATGCCGAGGTCAAGGACCTGTGGCGCAAGCGCGTCAAGAACGACTGGCTGCGCCTGAAGCTGGCCGGCAAGGACGACAAGGCCATCCGCGACACGCTGGACAAGCGCTACGCCAACTACATGAGCCGCTCGCGCAAGCTCAACAATGAAGACGTGTTCCAGATCTTCATGAACGCCTACGCGATGTCGATCGAGCCGCACACCAACTACCTGGGCCCGCGTGCTTCCGAGCAGTTCGATATCCAGATGCGCCTGTCGCTGGAAGGCATCGGCGCCGTGCTGCAGTCGCGCGAGGACTACACCGTGATCCGCGAGGTGGTGGCGGGCAGCCCGGCCGGCATGTCCGGCAAGGTCAAGGTGGGCGACCGCATCATGGCCGTGGGGCAGGGCGACAACGGCCCGTTGACGGACGTGCTGGGCTGGCGCATCGACGACGTCGTCGCGCTGATCCGCGGTCCGAAGGACTCCACCGTGCGCCTGCAGATGCTGCCGGCCGATGCTGGCCCGGATGGCAAGCCGGTCACGATCGCGCTGGTGCGCAAGAAAATCAGCATGGAAGAGCAGTCGGCCAAGAAAACCATCATGGAAGTGCGCGACGGCGCCGTCAAGCGCCGCGTGGGCGTGATTTCGCTGCCGACCTTCTACATGGACTTCGAGGCGCGCCGCAAGGGCGACAAGGACTTCAAGAGCGCCACCCGCGACGTGGCGCGCCTGCTGGCCGAGCTGAAGAAGGAAAAAGTGGACAATGTGCTGATCGACCTGCGCAACAACGGCGGCGGCTCGCTGACCGAGGCCGTCGAGCTGACCGGCCTGTTCATCGACCGCGGTCCCGTGGTGCAGCAGCGCAGCGCCGAAGGCAAGGTCGAGGTGGAAAGCGACACCGTGCCGGGCCTGGCCTGGGACGGCCCCGTGGGCGTGCTGATCAACCGCGGTTCGGCCTCGGCGTCGGAGATCTTCGCCGCCGCGCTGCAGGACTACGGCCGCGGCATCATCATCGGCGAACCGAGCTTCGGCAAGGGCACCGTGCAGACCCTGATCAACCTGGACCGCTTCGGCCAGGGCGACAAGTCGCGCCTGGGCGAACTGAAGATGACGATCGCGCAATTCTTCCGCATCAATGGCGGCACCACGCAGCTGCGCGGCGTCACCCCGGACATCAAGCTGCCGGCAATTGCCGACGCGGACAACTTCGGCGAATCGAGCTACGACAACGCGCTGCCGTACACCGTCATCAAGCCGGCCGTCTACATCCCGGCCGGCGAGGTCAAGGACATCGTGCCGCTGCTGGAGAAGAAACACCAGGCCCGGGTGGCGAAGGACAAGGACTTCCAGTACCTGGTGGACGACATCAACTACGTCAAGAAGCAGCGCAAGGAAAACATGATCTCGCTGAACGAGACCGCGCGCCGCAAGGAGCGCGACCAGCAGGAGCAGCGTGCCAAGCTGCGCGAGGCGCGGCTGGCGGCGGCACCTTCGCCGGACGATCCCATCCTGGTGCCCGATCCGAAGGAAGGCCTGAAGCAGGCGGTATCGGCCAAGCCGGCCGGCGCCAAGGCCGCCAAGCAGGCGGCCGCCGTGAAGGGCGCCAGCCGCACCGACGACGGCCTGCAGGGCGACGAACGCTCGCTGGCGGCCGAGCTGGAAGCGGAAAAGGCCGCGAAGAATGCCAAGGACGTGCTGCTGAACGAAGCGGTGCACATCCTGGCCGACGAGGTGGGCCTCTTGAAGACGGATACGCGGCTGGCTTCGCGCGTGCTGCCCTACACGCCGGACCGTTAA
- a CDS encoding (2Fe-2S)-binding protein, with the protein MQQPDPGPDPDGAQAIDRRSFLGAVAAAAVAPLPTAAGAGGTDAKPLGPAGVPIVVNGVEHKMDLDVRTTLLDYLREHLHLTGTKKGCDHGQCGACTVHVNGRRVNSCLTLALAHEGDEVTTIEGLGAPERLHPMQAAFVAHDGYQCGYCTPGQIMAATALLDEPCGPTDADVRECMSGNLCRCGAYANIVAAIQQVRREGGR; encoded by the coding sequence ATGCAGCAACCCGACCCCGGCCCTGACCCGGACGGCGCGCAGGCCATCGACCGCCGCAGCTTCCTCGGCGCGGTGGCGGCGGCCGCCGTGGCGCCACTGCCAACCGCCGCCGGTGCCGGCGGCACCGATGCCAAGCCGCTCGGTCCCGCCGGCGTGCCGATCGTCGTCAACGGCGTCGAGCACAAGATGGACCTGGACGTGCGTACCACCTTGCTCGACTACCTGCGCGAGCACCTGCACCTGACCGGCACCAAGAAGGGCTGCGACCACGGCCAGTGCGGCGCCTGCACGGTGCACGTCAACGGCCGCCGCGTCAACAGCTGCCTGACCCTGGCGCTGGCGCACGAGGGCGACGAGGTCACTACCATCGAAGGGCTGGGCGCGCCCGAGCGCCTGCACCCCATGCAGGCCGCCTTCGTCGCGCACGACGGCTACCAGTGCGGCTACTGCACGCCCGGCCAGATCATGGCCGCCACCGCCTTGCTGGACGAGCCGTGCGGGCCCACGGATGCCGACGTGCGCGAATGCATGAGCGGCAATCTGTGCCGCTGCGGCGCCTATGCCAACATCGTCGCGGCGATCCAGCAGGTGCGGCGCGAGGGCGGCCGGTGA
- a CDS encoding FAD binding domain-containing protein produces the protein MRPFVLHHPDSAAQAVTLARQSATAQQGAGVRFLAGGTTLLDLMKLDVEQPAHVVQLRRLGLDRIEPTPDGGLTIGALVSNSTLAHDPVVRQRYAVLSEALLSGASVQLRNMATTGGNLLQRTRCVYFRDTAMACNKRVPGSGCAALGGYHRNLAVLGTSEHCIASNPSDTNVALMALDATVHVTGAQGDRAIPIREFFLLPGTTPHLETVLAPGDLVTHVSVPPLPPGTRSTYLKLRDRASYEFALASCAVVLTPAAAGIGRVAIALGGVGTIPWRVPAAEALLNGQPASAANLAAAAAAALQGARGHGENDFKIELARRCVLHALQTVSGPTAGSGA, from the coding sequence GTGAGGCCGTTCGTGCTGCACCATCCGGACAGCGCCGCGCAAGCCGTCACGCTGGCGCGCCAGTCGGCCACGGCGCAGCAGGGCGCCGGCGTGCGCTTCCTGGCCGGCGGCACCACCTTGCTGGACCTGATGAAGCTGGATGTCGAGCAGCCCGCGCACGTGGTGCAGCTGCGCCGCCTGGGCCTGGACCGCATCGAGCCGACCCCGGACGGCGGCCTGACCATCGGCGCCCTGGTCAGCAACTCGACGCTGGCGCACGATCCGGTGGTGCGCCAGCGTTATGCGGTACTGAGCGAGGCGCTGCTGTCCGGCGCCTCGGTCCAGCTGCGCAACATGGCCACGACTGGGGGCAACCTGCTGCAACGCACCCGCTGTGTCTACTTCCGCGACACGGCGATGGCCTGCAACAAGCGCGTGCCCGGCAGCGGCTGCGCCGCGCTGGGCGGCTACCACCGCAACCTGGCGGTGCTGGGCACCAGCGAGCACTGCATCGCCAGCAACCCGTCCGATACGAACGTGGCCCTGATGGCGCTGGACGCCACCGTCCACGTCACAGGCGCCCAGGGCGACCGGGCCATCCCGATCCGCGAATTTTTCCTCCTGCCGGGTACCACGCCGCACCTGGAAACGGTGCTGGCGCCGGGCGACCTGGTCACGCACGTGAGCGTGCCGCCGCTGCCGCCCGGTACCCGCTCCACCTACTTGAAGCTGCGCGACCGCGCCTCCTACGAGTTCGCGCTGGCCTCCTGCGCCGTCGTGCTGACGCCGGCGGCGGCCGGGATCGGCCGCGTCGCCATCGCGCTGGGTGGCGTGGGCACGATCCCCTGGCGCGTGCCGGCGGCGGAAGCGCTGCTGAACGGGCAGCCGGCCAGCGCCGCCAACCTGGCGGCGGCAGCGGCGGCGGCACTGCAAGGCGCGCGCGGGCACGGCGAGAACGACTTCAAGATCGAGCTGGCACGGCGTTGCGTGCTGCATGCGCTGCAAACGGTGAGCGGTCCGACGGCGGGGAGCGGCGCATGA
- a CDS encoding xanthine dehydrogenase family protein molybdopterin-binding subunit — MNDRVIGSALPRIDGPKKVSGHAHYTADRHLPGMLVALPVCATVGKGRVAAIDTAAALALPGVQAVYTHENFGRLHRLPEDSALRLDEKHPPLQDDTVRYYGQYVALVVADTFERASAAAAAVRVRYARATPDVSPVERPDRAPEPSTQRGDPDRAFAAAPVQVDATYTTPVETHNPIELHASVAQWDGGQLTLHETTQAIVNQRAVVATLLGVPLDAVRVVTAYLGGGFGGKLWPWQHCLLAAQAARLLGRPVKLVLRRPMMFHNVGHRAQTRQRVRLGAQPDGRLLSVQHDYAWHVARGEPNEENCGEATGYLYSVPHLRVAGGPAERDVAPNTSMRGPGAVPGLFALESALDELAVRLAMDPVQLRLANEPGHDEMADVPFSSRHLRECLHRGAERFGWARRNRAVGSMREGGTILGWGMACASWMAKRRPAEVTLLLRVDGGVTVQSATQDIGTGTYTVLAQMAARATGIDVARVTVEIGDTALPPGPWSGGSMATASLIPAVEAAARDAIRRLLQMAAPVLGTPAALLVFRDGQVQRTDGSGAVPLGELLRRLGHQHVAGHGDSPASSADPHAKDLSIHSYGCHFVEVAWQPALARLAVRRVVTVIDAGTIVNPKTGRNQIEGAVQMGVGMALFEQTHYDRRSGAPVNANLADYILVTHADAPQVDVTFLPYPDQALNEYGARGIGEIGLAGVAPAIAAAVYHATGVRVRDLPVKIEDLIQTSQESSA, encoded by the coding sequence ATGAACGATCGCGTCATCGGCAGCGCGCTGCCGCGTATCGACGGTCCGAAAAAGGTCAGCGGCCACGCGCACTACACGGCCGACCGCCACCTGCCAGGGATGCTGGTCGCGCTGCCCGTCTGCGCCACGGTCGGCAAGGGCAGGGTGGCAGCCATCGACACGGCCGCCGCGCTGGCGCTGCCGGGCGTGCAGGCCGTCTACACGCACGAGAACTTCGGCCGCCTGCACCGGCTGCCCGAGGACAGCGCGCTGCGCCTGGACGAGAAGCATCCGCCGCTGCAGGACGACACGGTGCGCTACTACGGCCAGTACGTGGCCCTGGTGGTGGCGGACACGTTCGAGCGTGCCAGCGCGGCGGCGGCGGCCGTGCGGGTGCGCTATGCGCGCGCGACGCCGGACGTATCGCCGGTCGAGCGGCCGGACCGCGCGCCCGAGCCGTCCACGCAGCGGGGCGACCCGGACCGCGCCTTCGCGGCGGCGCCCGTGCAGGTCGACGCCACCTATACCACGCCGGTCGAGACCCACAATCCGATCGAGCTCCATGCCAGCGTCGCGCAATGGGACGGCGGCCAGCTGACCTTGCACGAGACGACGCAGGCCATCGTCAACCAGCGCGCGGTCGTGGCGACCTTGCTGGGCGTGCCGCTCGACGCGGTGCGGGTGGTGACGGCGTACCTGGGCGGCGGCTTCGGCGGCAAGCTGTGGCCCTGGCAGCACTGCCTGCTGGCGGCCCAGGCGGCGCGCCTGCTGGGGCGGCCAGTCAAGCTGGTGCTGCGCCGGCCCATGATGTTCCACAACGTGGGCCACCGCGCCCAGACGCGCCAGCGTGTGCGCCTGGGCGCGCAGCCGGACGGCCGGCTGCTGTCCGTCCAGCACGACTACGCGTGGCACGTCGCGCGCGGCGAGCCGAACGAGGAGAACTGCGGCGAGGCGACCGGCTACCTGTACAGCGTGCCGCACCTGCGCGTGGCCGGCGGCCCGGCGGAGCGGGACGTGGCGCCCAACACATCGATGCGCGGCCCGGGCGCGGTGCCCGGGCTGTTCGCGCTGGAGTCGGCGCTGGACGAACTGGCCGTGCGGCTGGCCATGGACCCGGTCCAGCTGCGCCTCGCCAACGAACCGGGCCACGACGAGATGGCGGACGTGCCGTTCTCGTCGCGCCACCTGCGCGAATGCCTGCATCGCGGCGCCGAGCGCTTCGGTTGGGCGCGCCGCAACCGGGCGGTCGGTTCGATGCGCGAGGGCGGCACGATCCTCGGCTGGGGCATGGCCTGCGCCAGCTGGATGGCCAAGCGGCGGCCGGCCGAAGTCACGCTGCTGCTGCGCGTGGACGGCGGCGTCACGGTGCAAAGCGCCACCCAGGATATCGGTACCGGCACCTACACGGTGCTGGCCCAGATGGCGGCACGCGCCACCGGTATCGACGTGGCCCGCGTAACGGTGGAGATCGGCGATACGGCCCTGCCGCCCGGTCCCTGGTCGGGCGGCTCGATGGCCACGGCCTCGCTGATTCCGGCCGTGGAAGCGGCGGCGCGCGATGCGATCCGCCGGCTGCTGCAGATGGCGGCGCCGGTGCTGGGCACGCCGGCCGCGCTGCTGGTTTTCCGAGACGGCCAGGTGCAGCGCACGGACGGCAGCGGCGCCGTGCCGTTGGGCGAGCTGCTGCGCCGTCTCGGCCACCAGCACGTTGCCGGGCATGGCGACTCCCCGGCCAGCAGCGCCGACCCGCATGCCAAGGACCTGTCGATCCATTCCTACGGCTGCCATTTCGTCGAGGTGGCGTGGCAGCCGGCGCTGGCGCGGCTGGCCGTGCGCCGCGTCGTCACCGTCATCGACGCCGGCACCATCGTCAACCCGAAGACGGGTCGCAACCAGATCGAGGGCGCGGTGCAGATGGGCGTGGGCATGGCGCTGTTCGAGCAGACCCATTACGACCGCCGCAGCGGGGCGCCCGTGAACGCCAACCTGGCCGACTACATCCTGGTCACGCACGCGGACGCGCCGCAGGTGGACGTGACGTTCCTGCCGTACCCGGACCAGGCGCTGAACGAATACGGCGCGCGCGGCATCGGCGAGATCGGGCTGGCGGGCGTGGCCCCGGCCATCGCCGCCGCGGTTTATCATGCCACCGGTGTACGGGTGCGCGACCTGCCCGTCAAGATCGAAGACCTCATTCAAACATCACAGGAGAGCAGCGCATGA
- a CDS encoding aldo/keto reductase, with amino-acid sequence MTDMAIPMIEMNDGHRIPQLGLGVWQDDDAQAAAAVRCALQAGYRLVDTASIYENEAGVGNGVRESGIERAEVFVTTKIWNADQGYQAAQDALHASLERLGMDYVDLLLIHWPVPSRDLYVETWRALIKLREQGLARSIGVSNFRADELHRLFKETGQLPAVNQIELHPWLQQGELRTANGVHGVRTQAWSPLGQGKVLADPLIAGLAAKHAKEPAQIILRWHIQHGVLVIPKSANPERIRANADIFDFVLDEDDMAALAELDRGQRIGPDPATFGA; translated from the coding sequence ATGACCGACATGGCGATACCGATGATCGAGATGAACGACGGCCACCGCATCCCGCAGCTGGGGCTGGGCGTCTGGCAGGACGACGACGCGCAGGCCGCCGCGGCGGTGCGTTGCGCACTGCAGGCCGGCTACCGGCTGGTCGACACCGCATCGATCTACGAGAACGAGGCGGGCGTGGGCAACGGCGTGCGCGAGTCCGGCATCGAGCGCGCCGAGGTGTTCGTCACGACCAAGATCTGGAACGCCGACCAGGGCTACCAGGCCGCCCAGGACGCGCTGCATGCCAGCCTGGAACGCCTGGGGATGGACTATGTCGACCTGCTGCTGATCCACTGGCCGGTGCCGAGCCGCGACCTGTACGTGGAGACGTGGCGTGCCTTGATCAAGCTGCGCGAGCAAGGCCTGGCGCGCTCGATCGGCGTGTCGAACTTCCGCGCCGACGAGCTGCACCGGCTGTTCAAGGAGACCGGCCAGTTGCCGGCGGTGAACCAGATCGAGCTGCACCCCTGGCTGCAGCAGGGCGAGCTGCGCACGGCCAACGGCGTGCATGGCGTGCGCACCCAGGCCTGGAGTCCGCTGGGGCAGGGCAAGGTCCTAGCCGACCCGCTGATCGCCGGGCTGGCCGCCAAGCACGCCAAGGAGCCGGCCCAGATCATCCTGCGCTGGCACATCCAGCACGGGGTGCTGGTGATCCCGAAGTCGGCCAACCCGGAGCGCATCCGTGCCAATGCGGACATCTTCGATTTCGTGCTGGACGAGGACGACATGGCCGCGCTGGCGGAACTGGACCGGGGCCAGCGCATCGGGCCGGATCCCGCTACCTTCGGCGCTTGA
- a CDS encoding catalase, producing MTDKPNSQASKQDERPVLTTRQGHPVRDNQALRSVGERGPATLENYQFIEKITHFDRERIPERVVHARGAGAHGWFEAYGKIGDEPASNYTRARVLNETGVKTPVFVRFSTVIGGKDSPETARDPRGFAVKLKTVEGNWDLVGNNLKVFFIRDAIKFPDMIHAFKPDPVTNRQEPWRFYDFVSQSPEALHMVTWVKSPWGIPANYREMEGSGVNTYKLVNDAGVAHLVKFHWQPKQGVRNLTSQEAAAIQAGDTGHATRDLYEAIERGDYPEWEFCVQIMSDGDHPELDFDPLDDTKRWPEDQFPLLPVGRMVLDRNPDNFFAETEQSAFGTGVLVDGIDFSDDKMLQGRTLSYSDTQRYRVGPNYLQLPINAPQQGARARTNQRDGQMAYYVDDAGGNKHINYEPSGLGGLREADRNGKEYHQWVEGHLGRYQTSRTLDDYRQAGDRYRTFEDWERDDLVKNLADDLRQCPEPIALRMVWHFWHCDEDYGRRVAEAAGIDLARAKALPPLPGKAAPHQVRQAATYTDGAREGVERETEVSK from the coding sequence ATGACCGACAAGCCGAACAGCCAAGCCAGCAAGCAGGACGAACGCCCCGTGCTGACCACCCGCCAGGGCCATCCCGTGCGGGACAACCAGGCCCTGCGTTCCGTCGGCGAACGCGGCCCCGCCACGCTGGAGAACTACCAGTTCATCGAGAAGATCACCCACTTCGACCGCGAGCGCATTCCCGAGCGGGTCGTACACGCGCGCGGCGCCGGCGCGCACGGCTGGTTCGAAGCCTATGGCAAGATCGGCGACGAACCCGCCAGCAATTACACCCGCGCCCGCGTCCTCAACGAAACCGGCGTGAAGACGCCCGTGTTCGTGCGCTTCTCCACCGTCATCGGCGGCAAGGACTCGCCCGAGACGGCGCGCGACCCGCGCGGCTTCGCAGTCAAGCTCAAGACCGTCGAGGGCAACTGGGACCTGGTCGGCAACAACCTGAAGGTGTTCTTCATCCGCGACGCCATCAAGTTCCCCGACATGATTCACGCCTTCAAGCCCGATCCGGTGACGAACCGCCAGGAGCCGTGGCGCTTCTACGATTTCGTGTCGCAATCGCCCGAGGCGCTGCACATGGTCACCTGGGTCAAGAGCCCGTGGGGCATCCCGGCCAACTACCGCGAGATGGAGGGATCGGGCGTCAATACCTACAAGCTCGTCAACGACGCGGGCGTGGCGCACCTGGTCAAGTTCCACTGGCAGCCGAAACAGGGCGTGCGCAACCTGACCAGCCAGGAGGCGGCCGCGATCCAGGCCGGCGACACGGGCCACGCCACCCGCGACCTGTACGAAGCCATCGAACGGGGCGACTACCCGGAATGGGAGTTCTGCGTGCAGATCATGAGCGACGGCGACCATCCTGAGCTGGACTTCGATCCGCTCGACGACACCAAGCGCTGGCCGGAAGACCAGTTCCCGCTGCTGCCGGTGGGCCGCATGGTACTGGACCGCAACCCGGACAACTTCTTCGCCGAGACGGAGCAGTCGGCCTTCGGCACGGGCGTGCTGGTGGACGGCATCGACTTCTCGGACGACAAGATGCTGCAAGGCCGCACCCTGTCGTATTCGGACACGCAGCGCTACCGCGTCGGCCCCAACTACCTCCAACTGCCGATCAACGCGCCGCAGCAAGGCGCGCGCGCCCGCACCAACCAGCGCGACGGCCAGATGGCCTACTACGTCGACGATGCCGGCGGCAACAAGCATATCAACTACGAACCCAGCGGCCTGGGCGGCCTGCGCGAGGCCGATCGCAACGGCAAGGAATACCACCAGTGGGTCGAGGGTCACCTGGGCCGCTACCAGACCAGCCGCACGCTGGACGACTATCGCCAGGCCGGCGACCGTTACCGCACGTTCGAGGACTGGGAGCGCGACGACCTGGTGAAGAACCTGGCAGACGACCTGCGCCAGTGTCCCGAGCCGATCGCGCTGCGCATGGTGTGGCACTTCTGGCACTGCGACGAGGACTATGGCCGGCGCGTGGCCGAGGCGGCCGGCATCGACTTGGCGCGGGCCAAGGCGCTGCCGCCGCTGCCGGGCAAGGCAGCCCCGCATCAGGTGCGGCAGGCGGCGACCTATACCGATGGCGCGCGCGAAGGGGTCGAGCGGGAAACCGAGGTGTCGAAGTAA